One genomic segment of Sorex araneus isolate mSorAra2 chromosome X, mSorAra2.pri, whole genome shotgun sequence includes these proteins:
- the LOC129400058 gene encoding lithostathine-like, translating into MLLPMASVAWLVLSCLVLQTQVKGEDLQNEELSPRARCPKGSKAYGNYCYAFFKIAKTWMDADSECQKRRNGHLVSVLTESEGYFVATLIKNSGTTYANVWIGLHDSTESQPNAGGWEWINGDLLNYVAWGSGLPNNAGYCGAVVSGTGYEKWQNFSCKTSLPYVCKFES; encoded by the exons ATGCTGCTTCCCATGGCATCCGTTGCTTGGCTGGTGCTCTCCTGCCTGGTGCTCCAAACCCAGGTGAAAG GTGAAGACCTGCAGAACGAAGAGCTGTCTCCACGAGCCAGGTGCCCCAAAGGCTCCAAGGCCTATGGCAACTACTGTTATGCCTTTTTCAAGATAGCAAAAACTTGGATGGATGCCGAT tCGGAATGCCAGAAACGTCGCAATGGACACCTTGTGTCTGTGCTCACTGAGTCTGAAGGCTACTTCGTGGCCACTCTCATCAAGAACAGTGGGACAACTTATGCTAATGTCTGGATTGGACTCCATGACTCCACTGAG AGTCAACCCAATGCAGGTGGATGGGAGTGGATTAATGGTGATCTGTTGAACTACGTGGCCTGGGGGTCTGGACTCCCTAACAATGCCGGGTACTGTGGGGCTGTTGTTAGCGGCACAG GCTATGAAAAATGGCAAAATTTTAGCTGTAAAACTTCGCTGCCCTACGTCTGCAAATTCGAGAGCTAA
- the LOC101542246 gene encoding lithostathine-like, giving the protein MLLPMASVAWLVLSCLVLQTQVKGEDLQNEELSPRARCPKGSKAYGNYCYAFFKIAKTWMDADSECQKRRNGHLVSVLTESEGYFVATLIKNSGTTYANVWIGLHDSTESQPNAGGWEWINGDLLNYVAWGSGLPNNAGYCGAVVSGTGYEKWQNFSCKTSLPYVCKFES; this is encoded by the exons ATGCTGCTTCCCATGGCCTCCGTTGCTTGGCTGGTGCTCTCCTGCCTGGTGCTTCAAACCCAGGTGAAAG GGGAAGACCTGCAGAACGAAGAGCTGTCTCCACGAGCCAGGTGCCCCAAAGGCTCCAAGGCCTATGGCAACTACTGTTATGCCTTTTTCAAGATAGCAAAAACCTGGATGGATGCCGAT tCGGAATGCCAGAAACGTCGCAATGGACACCTTGTGTCTGTGCTCACTGAGTCTGAGGGCTACTTTGTGGCCACCCTCATCAAGAACAGTGGGACAACTTATGCTAATGTCTGGATTGGACTCCATGACTCCACTGAG AGTCAACCCAATGCAGGTGGATGGGAGTGGATTAATGGTGATCTGTTGAACTACGTGGCCTGGGGGTCCGGACTCCCTAACAATGCCGGGTACTGTGGGGCTGTTGTTAGCGGCACAG GCTATGAAAAATGGCAAAATTTTAGCTGTAAAACTTCGCTGCCCTACGTCTGCAAATTCGAGAGCTAA